Proteins from a single region of Dyadobacter fanqingshengii:
- a CDS encoding tautomerase family protein, with protein sequence MPYVKIELTREGVSREQKQALIAGVTNLLSDVLDKDPNLTFVVIQEIDLDDWGHAGEQVSVLRERGITATKSKNN encoded by the coding sequence ATGCCATACGTAAAAATTGAGCTGACCCGCGAAGGCGTTTCCCGCGAACAAAAACAAGCCCTGATTGCCGGGGTTACCAATCTGCTTTCCGATGTTTTGGACAAAGATCCTAACCTGACTTTCGTGGTAATCCAGGAAATTGACCTGGACGACTGGGGCCATGCCGGCGAACAAGTATCCGTCCTTCGTGAGAGAGGAATTACTGCTACCAAAAGTAAAAACAATTAA
- a CDS encoding Crp/Fnr family transcriptional regulator: MEAKEVLRNHIAQAASLTDEQFDYFFSHFKPQSYKKGETLVHVGRAVDCEYFVISGCLKAFFVNDEIKTYILQFAMPTWWTSDYAAMYNHTHATITVDCIANAEVLCLSSADRERLCSELHPLEHFFRWRTNRGYVASQRRLLSFMNNDTKARYEELLALYPQLYNLVPKHLIAAYLGVSRETLSRLYNNHR, encoded by the coding sequence ATGGAAGCGAAGGAAGTTTTACGAAACCATATTGCCCAGGCTGCAAGTCTGACAGACGAGCAGTTTGACTATTTCTTCTCTCATTTCAAACCTCAATCATACAAAAAAGGCGAAACGCTTGTCCATGTGGGTCGCGCGGTGGATTGCGAATATTTTGTGATCTCCGGCTGTCTAAAAGCTTTTTTCGTCAACGATGAAATTAAAACATACATCCTCCAATTTGCCATGCCCACCTGGTGGACATCCGATTATGCCGCCATGTACAACCACACACATGCCACCATTACCGTAGATTGCATTGCCAACGCGGAAGTGCTTTGCCTGTCCAGTGCTGACCGTGAAAGGCTTTGCAGCGAGCTGCATCCGTTAGAACATTTCTTCCGGTGGCGCACAAACAGGGGTTATGTGGCATCGCAAAGACGCCTGCTTTCTTTCATGAACAATGATACCAAAGCCCGTTACGAGGAACTGCTAGCCTTGTACCCGCAGCTTTACAACCTAGTCCCGAAGCATCTCATTGCCGCTTATCTCGGCGTCTCCAGAGAAACGCTCAGCCGCCTTTACAACAATCACAGATAG
- a CDS encoding SDR family NAD(P)-dependent oxidoreductase has protein sequence MKKQTIIVTGASTGIGKAVATLFLERGHNVVINAASEVNLNKTFQELGNHDRLAKVTGDISNPETGQLLVETALARFGAVDVLVNNAGIFEAKPFMEVDENYLDRFLDINLKGTFFTSQAAIAQMLKQGEGSIINIGTVLVDHAIGGFPATAPVVSKAGIHALTRQLATEFGKHNIRVNGISPGIIRSPLQAKNGISDADSMAGLHLVNRIGETNDVAELALYLAGSNFVTGEIINLDGGHVAGHHLV, from the coding sequence ATGAAAAAGCAAACCATCATTGTAACCGGTGCGTCGACCGGCATAGGCAAAGCCGTTGCCACATTGTTTCTGGAACGTGGCCATAATGTGGTCATCAACGCCGCAAGCGAAGTAAATTTGAACAAAACATTTCAGGAGCTCGGCAATCACGACAGACTGGCCAAGGTTACGGGAGACATCAGCAATCCGGAAACCGGTCAGTTGCTTGTTGAAACTGCATTAGCGCGCTTTGGAGCAGTGGATGTGCTGGTCAATAATGCAGGGATTTTTGAAGCAAAGCCATTTATGGAAGTCGATGAAAATTATCTGGACCGTTTTCTGGACATTAACCTGAAAGGCACTTTCTTTACAAGCCAGGCTGCCATTGCGCAAATGCTGAAACAGGGAGAGGGCTCGATTATCAACATCGGAACTGTACTAGTTGATCATGCCATTGGCGGATTTCCTGCCACTGCGCCCGTTGTCAGCAAAGCTGGAATTCATGCATTGACCAGACAACTTGCAACAGAATTTGGCAAACATAATATTCGGGTGAACGGAATATCGCCGGGTATCATCAGAAGCCCGTTGCAAGCTAAAAACGGCATCAGCGACGCGGACAGTATGGCGGGGCTGCATCTGGTAAATCGCATCGGAGAGACAAATGATGTAGCGGAGTTGGCGCTTTACCTGGCCGGAAGCAATTTCGTTACAGGAGAAATCATTAATCTTGACGGCGGCCACGTTGCAGGCCACCATTTGGTTTAG
- a CDS encoding NAD(P)H-dependent flavin oxidoreductase, with the protein MENQTRITKLLGIRYPILQGPMGGGFSTSELLAAVSNAGGLGSYGAYTLTPEQILTADKDIKSRTNQPYNINLWVSDVDESLKDYPAEKLEKVKQLYKPFFDTLGIPLPEVDQNIPSKFERQVEAVFEARPAVFSFIFGIPSRKILDEARRLDIKTVGAATTLDEGLALEEAGVDAIVASGFEAGGHRPSFLKPANQSLTGTFTLVQQLKAKIKTPIIAAGGIRDGLGIKAALTLGADAAQLGTAFLVTEESSATPKHREMLLSDEARYTVLSKSLTGRMGRMIRNRISEEVSYETEVLPFPLQSRFMGPLREAAQAQGRTDLSIFWSGQNAVGLKPGKATDFMQSLINEAFAK; encoded by the coding sequence ATGGAAAATCAAACTCGAATAACAAAACTCCTGGGAATCAGGTATCCGATCCTGCAAGGCCCGATGGGCGGAGGTTTTTCAACTTCCGAGCTTCTGGCGGCCGTATCCAATGCAGGTGGCCTGGGCAGCTATGGTGCATATACCTTAACTCCCGAGCAAATTTTGACAGCGGATAAGGACATTAAGTCCAGAACAAACCAGCCCTACAATATCAATCTTTGGGTTTCGGACGTGGATGAAAGCCTGAAAGATTATCCTGCCGAAAAGCTGGAAAAAGTGAAGCAGCTTTATAAGCCCTTTTTTGATACGCTCGGCATTCCGCTTCCCGAAGTCGACCAGAACATTCCTTCTAAATTCGAGAGACAGGTGGAAGCGGTTTTCGAAGCGCGACCCGCGGTTTTCAGCTTCATATTTGGCATACCATCCAGAAAAATACTGGACGAGGCACGCAGACTCGACATAAAAACCGTTGGCGCGGCCACCACGCTGGACGAGGGCCTGGCACTGGAAGAAGCAGGAGTAGACGCCATTGTCGCGTCTGGATTTGAGGCAGGCGGGCACAGGCCGTCGTTTCTTAAACCTGCGAACCAGTCATTAACCGGCACATTTACGCTCGTTCAGCAATTGAAAGCAAAAATCAAAACACCGATTATCGCAGCGGGCGGCATCAGGGATGGCTTAGGTATCAAAGCCGCGCTGACCCTCGGCGCCGACGCTGCCCAACTCGGCACTGCGTTTCTGGTAACCGAAGAATCCAGTGCCACACCCAAGCACCGGGAAATGCTTTTGTCTGACGAAGCCCGGTATACGGTACTCTCTAAATCACTGACCGGCAGAATGGGCAGGATGATCCGGAACAGGATATCGGAAGAAGTAAGCTACGAAACCGAAGTGCTGCCATTCCCCTTGCAGTCCCGCTTTATGGGGCCTTTGCGCGAGGCGGCGCAGGCGCAGGGAAGAACGGATCTCAGTATTTTCTGGTCGGGGCAAAATGCCGTTGGCTTGAAACCCGGAAAGGCGACAGATTTCATGCAATCGCTGATCAATGAGGCATTTGCAAAATAG
- a CDS encoding carboxylesterase/lipase family protein, translating into MFAQADPQNDPAITVGAATAVVQTAGGHVRGYMHRNVYTFKGIPYGSAERFLLAYKPEPWEGIRNCLVYGPTCPTTQAPAFTEELEFAFQPNRGYHVDEQCLTLNIWVSHMDSQAKKPVMVWLHGGGFANGSAIEFPSHDGESLARNGDVVVVSLNHRLNVLGFLDLSAYSEKYQHAGNVGATDIVLALQWVQKNIANFGGDPGNVTIFGQSGGGSKVMCLLNAPSAKGLFHKAIVQSGSYPNHFTDKNISQKVAEALLAELELSPERVDALETMPYEQLAKAGTAALAKVQAGMKPDEVPTLGLEWNPVLDYHFLPYQIGSGAARALSAHIPLLVGSVKNEFVPFEIDLRKVTEESAQAMLLEKYGDQTGAYIAALKNAYPEIKEPSELIDVDMLFRPLVINHANEKFADGGAAVYTYLFKWQSPVLDRSLGAVHCMDLPFVFDNIALCEQMTGGGKDAYILAEKISLAWIHFARTGNPNHQTLPDWPAYNPETGAVMVFDNECIVKYHHDKALLRIAAGSKNLTAGKH; encoded by the coding sequence ATGTTCGCCCAAGCCGATCCTCAAAATGATCCAGCAATTACGGTTGGCGCTGCCACCGCAGTTGTACAAACGGCCGGTGGTCACGTACGCGGCTACATGCATCGCAATGTTTACACATTTAAAGGCATTCCTTATGGAAGCGCTGAAAGGTTCTTGCTGGCTTACAAACCCGAACCCTGGGAAGGCATCCGGAACTGTTTGGTTTATGGCCCAACCTGTCCCACAACCCAGGCGCCTGCATTTACAGAGGAACTTGAATTCGCATTCCAGCCCAACCGCGGTTATCATGTTGACGAGCAGTGTCTTACATTGAATATATGGGTTAGCCACATGGATAGTCAGGCAAAAAAGCCGGTGATGGTTTGGTTGCATGGCGGCGGTTTCGCGAATGGCTCGGCTATTGAATTCCCGTCACATGACGGTGAAAGTCTTGCACGCAATGGAGATGTGGTGGTGGTTAGTCTCAATCACAGGCTCAATGTGCTCGGTTTTTTGGATTTGTCTGCTTATTCGGAGAAGTACCAACATGCAGGCAATGTGGGTGCTACTGATATAGTATTGGCGTTGCAATGGGTCCAGAAAAACATTGCAAATTTTGGTGGTGATCCTGGTAATGTTACCATTTTCGGACAGTCCGGAGGCGGTTCCAAGGTCATGTGCCTGCTGAATGCGCCTTCGGCAAAAGGGCTTTTTCACAAAGCAATTGTACAGAGCGGGAGCTATCCCAATCATTTTACAGACAAGAATATTTCCCAAAAAGTTGCTGAGGCACTGCTCGCAGAACTGGAATTAAGCCCCGAACGCGTGGATGCCTTGGAAACAATGCCTTATGAGCAGCTTGCAAAAGCGGGAACGGCAGCACTGGCGAAAGTCCAGGCAGGCATGAAGCCGGACGAAGTCCCGACCCTTGGCCTCGAATGGAACCCGGTTCTGGATTATCATTTTCTGCCTTATCAAATCGGCAGCGGGGCAGCACGGGCGCTTTCTGCTCACATTCCGTTATTGGTAGGTTCTGTTAAAAATGAGTTTGTGCCTTTTGAAATTGATCTGCGAAAAGTTACCGAAGAAAGTGCGCAGGCCATGCTGCTGGAAAAATACGGTGACCAAACTGGTGCCTACATTGCTGCTTTGAAGAATGCATATCCCGAAATAAAAGAGCCTTCTGAGCTTATCGACGTGGATATGCTGTTCCGGCCTTTGGTCATTAACCACGCAAATGAGAAGTTTGCGGACGGCGGGGCGGCCGTTTACACATATCTTTTTAAATGGCAGTCGCCGGTTCTTGATAGGTCGCTGGGAGCAGTCCATTGCATGGATCTGCCTTTTGTTTTTGACAACATTGCGCTGTGCGAACAAATGACCGGTGGCGGAAAGGACGCTTACATACTCGCCGAAAAAATAAGCCTGGCCTGGATACATTTCGCGCGAACGGGAAATCCCAATCACCAAACATTACCAGACTGGCCGGCTTATAATCCTGAAACCGGAGCGGTTATGGTGTTTGATAATGAATGCATTGTGAAATATCATCATGATAAAGCATTGCTAAGGATCGCAGCTGGCTCAAAAAATCTAACGGCCGGTAAACATTGA
- a CDS encoding cytochrome-c peroxidase, producing the protein MHSFLLFIGLAIICISCGREREPLKNRKKNNVETIEALGALPRYVTDPPGNKSTPEKVRLGKLLFFDPILSGNKDVSCATCHQPEFNYAEFLETSIGVNGRGTGSRRQFSEQNDIPFVKRNSQSILNTAFNGIKNGESYHAESAPMFWDLRAKGLEEQALVPVQTLEEMRGHTYPEDKVIDEIVARIRKIPAYESLFRDAFAGDENPVNVVNLSKAIASYERTLIANNSRFDQYMRGDSSALTTGEKEGLNLFLKTGCAKCHSGPMLSDFKLHTLGVPDSQNRAETDAGVNNDYAFRTPTLRNLRYTGPYMHSGKFATLEQVLQFYEDIAGGKIPNPNVKPAQVDTLATNMDVNFRDISRIVEFLNALNDDDFDKSVPESVPSGLPVTGL; encoded by the coding sequence ATGCATTCTTTTTTATTATTCATCGGGCTGGCTATCATTTGCATTTCTTGTGGCAGAGAGCGTGAACCTTTGAAAAACAGGAAGAAAAACAACGTGGAAACGATTGAAGCGCTGGGTGCCCTGCCCAGGTACGTCACAGATCCCCCCGGAAATAAATCGACCCCCGAGAAAGTCAGGCTGGGCAAGCTGCTATTTTTTGATCCGATCCTGTCGGGGAATAAGGATGTTTCCTGCGCAACCTGCCATCAGCCCGAATTCAACTATGCGGAATTTTTGGAAACGTCGATCGGTGTGAACGGGCGGGGAACAGGAAGCAGGAGACAGTTTTCGGAACAGAATGACATTCCATTTGTGAAAAGAAATTCGCAGAGTATCCTCAATACAGCATTCAACGGCATTAAAAACGGTGAAAGTTACCATGCCGAATCTGCGCCCATGTTCTGGGATTTGCGCGCCAAAGGCCTGGAAGAACAAGCGCTCGTTCCGGTGCAGACCTTGGAGGAAATGCGCGGGCACACTTACCCGGAAGATAAGGTGATCGATGAGATCGTGGCGCGGATCCGGAAGATTCCGGCTTACGAAAGCCTTTTCCGCGATGCATTTGCAGGTGATGAAAATCCGGTTAATGTCGTGAATTTATCCAAAGCCATTGCTTCCTACGAGCGCACGCTCATTGCCAATAACTCGCGCTTTGACCAGTACATGCGTGGGGACAGCAGCGCGCTGACAACCGGAGAAAAGGAAGGATTGAACCTTTTCCTGAAAACAGGGTGCGCCAAATGTCATTCAGGTCCCATGCTGTCTGATTTCAAGCTGCATACACTGGGTGTTCCCGATTCTCAGAACCGGGCGGAGACCGATGCCGGCGTCAACAATGATTATGCCTTTCGGACGCCCACGCTCCGTAACCTGCGCTATACGGGACCGTATATGCACAGCGGGAAGTTCGCTACGCTTGAACAGGTGTTGCAGTTTTATGAAGACATTGCAGGAGGCAAAATCCCAAATCCGAATGTGAAACCTGCTCAGGTTGACACGTTGGCTACGAATATGGACGTCAATTTCAGGGACATTTCCAGGATCGTTGAGTTTTTGAATGCATTGAATGACGACGATTTTGACAAATCGGTGCCCGAAAGCGTTCCAAGCGGCTTGCCGGTTACCGGCCTTTGA
- a CDS encoding sugar phosphate isomerase/epimerase family protein, producing MNQMDRKTFLKELSLLAGASIVYGQAGAAAPSPNKANFKLGFVTYLWGKDWDLPTLIKNCSDTKINGVELRVEHAHKVMPELTKTERIEVKKKFADSPVELIGLGTNQQYDYPDQAKLKASIERTKEFIRLSADVGGSGVKVKPNGLHADVPVEKTLAQIGAALSELAAYAKDFGQQIRLEVHGEKTQELPNIKQIMEFANHPNAKICWNCNKEDLIGDGFQHNFDLVKKWFGDTIHVRELNRTDYPYKELLSNLGKMNYKGWVLLECHTNPEDKVKSMMEQRAVFDRMVKAV from the coding sequence ATGAATCAAATGGACAGGAAGACATTTCTGAAAGAATTATCCCTGCTTGCAGGCGCGTCGATCGTTTACGGACAAGCGGGCGCGGCTGCTCCTTCCCCGAACAAGGCGAATTTCAAACTAGGATTTGTAACTTATCTCTGGGGAAAAGATTGGGACCTGCCCACATTGATCAAAAACTGCTCGGATACGAAAATTAACGGGGTTGAATTACGTGTGGAGCATGCCCACAAAGTAATGCCGGAACTAACCAAGACGGAACGCATTGAAGTAAAGAAGAAGTTTGCGGACAGTCCCGTGGAGCTGATCGGTCTCGGCACGAACCAGCAGTACGATTATCCGGACCAGGCAAAATTGAAAGCCTCCATCGAACGCACGAAAGAGTTTATCAGGCTAAGTGCTGATGTGGGCGGCTCAGGTGTGAAGGTGAAACCCAACGGGCTTCATGCGGATGTGCCTGTTGAAAAAACGTTGGCCCAGATAGGAGCAGCATTGAGCGAATTGGCTGCCTATGCAAAAGATTTCGGTCAGCAGATCAGGTTGGAAGTGCATGGAGAAAAGACGCAGGAACTGCCTAACATCAAGCAGATTATGGAATTTGCCAACCATCCCAACGCCAAAATTTGCTGGAACTGCAACAAAGAAGACCTGATTGGTGATGGATTTCAGCACAATTTTGATCTGGTCAAAAAGTGGTTTGGTGACACGATTCACGTGCGCGAACTGAATCGCACTGATTATCCATATAAGGAGCTTTTGAGCAATCTCGGAAAAATGAACTACAAAGGCTGGGTGCTGCTGGAATGCCACACGAATCCGGAAGATAAAGTGAAGTCTATGATGGAGCAGAGAGCTGTTTTTGACCGAATGGTTAAGGCGGTTTAA
- a CDS encoding DUF1080 domain-containing protein, protein MLKVSETEVIRVCLQQIEDALAWGSSENWSNYDFEKLSEAIFEKTKVRLSTTTLKRVWGRIKYDHAPNTATLNTLARFAGYNDWRNFVQTCSKPESAESVSPEVQDTYHKPKRALHLTWAFALVLLLAIAGYFVFQKVLGSGRVDPARFSFKADKVYTEAVPNSVVFTYDASQAKTDSVYIVQTWDISRKTLVPKDQTKHSAIYYYPGYFNARLIVDGEVVKRHVVQITSNGWLGLVEMDDKPFYFTKKDITQPDRIAITEALLKANNFNLKPVAPKVRLFNQRDMGDLTNANFEFETTLRNPYHEGGNTCQPVEVLIQCKDDIIFLPLANPACIGEVKMFAAGKMFDSKFADLSGFGANLSEWTTLRVACKDKNMQIFVNNKKALEFTFPNAPTGIVGLQYRFNGVGEVKGTWFKDAGGRLIDMAP, encoded by the coding sequence ATGTTAAAAGTCTCAGAAACAGAAGTAATCCGGGTTTGCCTCCAACAGATCGAGGACGCGCTCGCTTGGGGAAGCAGCGAAAACTGGTCCAATTACGACTTCGAAAAACTGAGCGAAGCAATCTTCGAAAAGACCAAAGTCCGGCTCAGCACCACCACATTAAAAAGGGTTTGGGGACGCATCAAGTATGATCACGCGCCAAATACTGCCACACTTAACACGCTGGCCCGGTTTGCCGGTTACAATGACTGGCGAAATTTTGTCCAGACATGCAGTAAGCCCGAAAGTGCCGAATCCGTCTCGCCGGAAGTGCAGGACACTTACCATAAACCTAAACGCGCGCTGCATCTTACCTGGGCTTTCGCGCTGGTGCTTTTACTGGCCATTGCGGGTTATTTCGTATTCCAAAAAGTGCTCGGTTCCGGACGGGTTGATCCCGCGCGCTTTTCATTCAAAGCAGATAAAGTGTATACAGAAGCCGTGCCGAACTCCGTTGTTTTCACTTACGATGCTTCACAAGCGAAGACCGATTCGGTTTACATTGTGCAAACCTGGGATATCTCACGCAAAACGCTGGTGCCCAAGGACCAGACGAAGCATTCGGCCATCTATTATTATCCGGGTTATTTCAATGCCCGACTCATTGTGGATGGCGAAGTTGTGAAAAGGCACGTCGTACAGATCACTTCAAATGGATGGCTCGGGCTGGTGGAAATGGATGATAAGCCATTTTATTTCACCAAAAAAGACATTACCCAACCCGACCGCATTGCGATCACCGAAGCATTACTGAAAGCCAACAACTTCAATCTGAAACCCGTTGCTCCCAAAGTGCGCCTTTTCAACCAACGCGATATGGGTGACCTGACGAATGCCAATTTTGAATTTGAAACAACATTAAGAAACCCGTATCATGAAGGTGGAAACACCTGCCAGCCCGTTGAAGTGCTGATACAATGCAAAGACGACATTATTTTCCTGCCGCTGGCAAACCCGGCCTGCATTGGGGAGGTGAAAATGTTCGCAGCCGGTAAAATGTTTGATAGCAAGTTCGCAGACCTTTCGGGTTTTGGGGCCAATCTGAGCGAGTGGACCACATTGCGTGTTGCGTGTAAAGACAAAAACATGCAGATTTTTGTCAATAACAAAAAAGCATTGGAATTCACATTTCCCAACGCTCCGACGGGCATTGTCGGTCTGCAATACCGGTTTAACGGTGTCGGCGAAGTGAAAGGGACTTGGTTCAAGGATGCGGGCGGCCGGTTGATCGATATGGCGCCCTGA